The genomic window CGGTTCGGCTTTCTGAGCAAAATTTTTTAAAAAAATTTCTGGCCTGGAAAACTTCCAGTCAAACCTATTTGTAAAACAAAGATCTCTCAACTGGTCAAAAGACGACATGATGCCCGGCTCTTACTCCTCTACAGATTCGGCCAAAATTGTTCCACCAGAAACAGTTACCTTCTCCAAGATCGACGACTTGATCTCATCGGCCAGAGCTTTGTTTTCGGCTATGGTCTGCTTGGCAGCCTCTCGGCCCTGACCGACCAATTTACCCTGGTACGAAATCCATGCGCCCTTCTTGTCCAATATGTTATATTCCAGACCCAGGTCTATTATCGACCCGGTCTTGGAAATCCCTTCGCTGTGCATTATGTCAAACTCGCACTCGGTAAACGGCGCCGCCACCTTGTTCTTGACGATCTTCACCCGGGTACGATTACCGATCACACGGCCGGCGTTGTCCTTAATCTGGTTAACACGCCTTATGTCGAGCCTAACCGACGAAAAAAACTTCAACGCCCGGCCACCGGGGGTCGTCTCCGGATTCCCAAACATGACACCGATTTTTTCACGTATCTGATTGGTAAAGACACAGATACATTGGGTACGACTCACCGCCGATGTCAGCTTACGCATGGCCTGGCTCATCATCCTTGCCTGTAACCCTATGGTGGTATCGCCGATCTGACCATCGAGTTCAGCCTTGGAAATCAGCGCCGCCACCGAATCTATTACGATCACGTCGATGGCACCGGACCTTATCAAGGTTTCGGCTATATTCAGCGCATCTTCACCATTTTCTGGCTGGGCGACCATCAGGTTATCTAGATCAACGCCAACGATTTTTGTGTACTTCGGGTCGAGGGCATGCTCCACATCTATGAAAACAGCATTACCTCCAATCCGCTGGGCCTCGGCAATAACACTCAGGCAAAACGTGGTCTTACCGGAAGACTCTGGGCCAAACACTTCGCAGATTCTGCCCCGGGGCAATCCACCGACGCCCAGGGCCAGATCCAGTGACAGGGATCCGGTCGAAATTACCGACACATTCATTTTTTTGGCGTCTCCCATGCGCATCACAGAACCCTCGCCAAACTGTTTATTGACAGCAGTTATGGCCAAATCCAAAGTCTTTGGGTCATGTAAAACCTGTTTTGCCTGATCATCTTTTGCCATGAACCATGTCTATTAGCCTGGAGAGCTGTTTCAAGACTTTATTAAAGTTGATTTCAATCAAATGCTAAACAAAGCTTGAGAAATAATAACATAGTCATAGAATTGCGCCTAATGAAATCTTCCAAAGGGTCTGCATTGATTGAGTGTATAATTGGCATATCTGTCTTTGCACTTTCGGTAACTATGTTATCGCAGGGTTTTATAAATGGTATGATAATAAAGAA from Puniceicoccales bacterium includes these protein-coding regions:
- the recA gene encoding recombinase RecA, with the protein product MAKDDQAKQVLHDPKTLDLAITAVNKQFGEGSVMRMGDAKKMNVSVISTGSLSLDLALGVGGLPRGRICEVFGPESSGKTTFCLSVIAEAQRIGGNAVFIDVEHALDPKYTKIVGVDLDNLMVAQPENGEDALNIAETLIRSGAIDVIVIDSVAALISKAELDGQIGDTTIGLQARMMSQAMRKLTSAVSRTQCICVFTNQIREKIGVMFGNPETTPGGRALKFFSSVRLDIRRVNQIKDNAGRVIGNRTRVKIVKNKVAAPFTECEFDIMHSEGISKTGSIIDLGLEYNILDKKGAWISYQGKLVGQGREAAKQTIAENKALADEIKSSILEKVTVSGGTILAESVEE